One Myripristis murdjan chromosome 17, fMyrMur1.1, whole genome shotgun sequence DNA segment encodes these proteins:
- the tmem70 gene encoding transmembrane protein 70, mitochondrial: MFPLNISRRFRPCIVSQVLSGVHPAAPPHGRRFSAAAVRAVPVPLQALRAGTRSFLQLSTKVESRCLSTSSSSEEGNLIYTGSLGTAVRGVKMFSYTSSGASLCLMPHVMLNSGLALQSLPVQAAFCGIIGFFTFLTPVLLHLVTKGYVVRLYHKADSDTYTAVTYNFLLMEKRTVFQQRQVRIPEVSKMFTTFYADKTGLLVNPDLFPLAHDYNHLMGYDQPFTFDTDDLERPDKS, encoded by the exons ATGTTTCCTCTGAACATCAGCCGCAGGTTTCGTCCTTGCATAGTTTCGCAGGTGTTGAGCGGCGTCCACCCCGCAGCCCCGCCACATGGCAGGCGCTTCTCCGCGGCTGCTGTCAGAGCCGTGCCGGTGCCGCTGCAGGCGCTCCGTGCTGGCACAAGGTCGTTTCTCCAGCTCTCCACCAAG GTGGAGTCCCGGTGTCTCTCCACATCAAGCAGCAGTGAGGAGGGGAACCTCATTTACACCGGCAGCCTCGGCACAGCTGTCCGTG GGGTGAAGATGTTTTCCTACACCAGCAGTGGCGCCAGCTTGTGCCTGATGCCCCACGTCATGTTAAACAGCGGCCTGGCCCTGCAGAGCTTACCCGTGCAGGCTGCCTTCTGCGGTATCATCGGCTTCTTCACCTTCCTCACCCCCGTCCTTCTCCATCTCGTCACCAAGGGCTACGTGGTGCGGCTCTACCACAAGGCCGACAGCGACACCTACACCGCCGTCACCTACAACTTCCTCCTGATGGAGAAAAGGACTGTGTTCCAGCAGAGGCAGGTGAGGATCCCAGAGGTCAGCAAGATGTTCACAACCTTTTACGCCGACAAGACGGGACTGCTGGTCAACCCCGACCTGTTCCCTCTAGCCCACGACTACAACCACCTCATGGGCTACGATCAGCCTTTCACATTTGATACGGACGATTTAGAGAGGCCGGATAAAAGTTGA